In the Anaerobranca gottschalkii DSM 13577 genome, one interval contains:
- a CDS encoding transposase zinc-binding domain-containing protein, with amino-acid sequence MATGIIKQIFEDKWGEFKEKYPIRPTVLSEVKKMLTCKDMSEGYSKFCCPTCNEVRYVGFTCKSHFCTSCGRKATEQWVEKLSKELF; translated from the coding sequence ATGGCTACGGGAATAATAAAACAAATATTTGAAGATAAATGGGGAGAGTTTAAAGAAAAATACCCAATTAGGCCAACAGTCTTGTCAGAAGTAAAAAAGATGCTAACTTGTAAAGATATGAGTGAGGGATATAGTAAATTTTGTTGTCCGACTTGTAATGAAGTCAGATATGTAGGCTTTACCTGTAAGAGTCACTTCTGTACATCTTGTGGTCGGAAAGCAACAGAACAGTGGGTAGAAAAATTAAGTAAAGAATTATTT